A window of Companilactobacillus allii genomic DNA:
GAGAATACATCAAAAGAAATTGCAGAAGAATTGATGAAAAAAAATGCCCTAGCTACCGTAGTCAAAGTTAAATATGACCTAGACTTAGGACACTATATGAGCCCATGGGATGCAGCATTTTCATCACTAGTGGCAGCATCTTCAGGTGGTATATTCCCATTAGTAGCAATGACTCTTCTACCAGTTTCACTACAATGGCCAGGAACAATACTAGCCGTAACCTTGTCAGTAGCATTGACAGGATTCTTGAGTGCCAAATTAGGCGACGGGTTAGTTAAAACAGCTATTATTAGGAATGTTATTGTTGGTATTATTACTATGATTATCCATTATTCCGTTGGATTGATGTTATAAAATCAGAGCGATACAATTCACGGGAATTTCCGAGCATTAACACAAAAAATGACGATCAACACGAAAGTGTTGACCGCCATTTTTAGCGTTAAGCGGAAGAAATTGTGAATTGTATCGCGTTTCAGCAAGTTTGAGGATAAAAAAGAAAAGAACAAATTTTTTTACCTGAAAAAATCAAGAAGAGAAGAAATTGTGAATTGTATCGCGTTTCAGCAAGTTTGAGGATAAGAGAGAGGCAAGGTATGAATTCATTTCCTGGAAAAAGGAAGAAGAGAAGAAACCATGTTTTGAATCGCGTTTCAGCAACCAATAAAAATCAAGAAATCATGTAGCAATCCCAATTGCATGCTATCCTATAATAGTAGACTATAGAAAAATTGGTAATAAAAAATGAACAAAGATAAATTAAAAAGATTCCTAAACAGCCAGGGATTTTTCAAGTGCCCCAATTGTGGCGAGAAACTATCATTAAATAATACTAGCTTAGTTTGTGCCAACAATCATAACTTCGACATTTCTAAATATGGCTATGTGAATTTCTTGTTAAATATGAAGCAACAAAAGAACTATGACAAAGATAACTTCGAAAACCGTGGCCTCATTTTGAAAGATGGATTGTATGATCATATATTAAATAATCTGACCAATATTATTTCAAATCTTCCCATTGAAACAATTCTGGATACGGGATGTGGAGAAGGATATTATTCTCGTGAAATTCATAAATCACTTGATAAACAAATGCTGGCGTTTGATATATCAAAGGACTCAATTCAACAAGCTGCTAAAAATGATCAAGGAAACTCTGTTAAATGGTTTGTTGGTGATTTAGCACAATTACCCATTCAAGATAGCAGTGTTGACTGTATCTTGGATATATTCTCTCCAGCGAATTACAGTGAATTTCATCGTATCTTAAAGGATAAAGGGTATTTGATCAAAGTCATTCCAGGCGAAAATCATGTGATTGAATTACGTAAGCAAGCTAGTGAATTTCTCAGAAGTGACAGTTATTCAAATCAGCGTGTACGCGAATACTTTGAAGAGCATTTTGATGTGGTTGATGAGATAAATGCTACTAAAACTTACGATGTGTCAAAAGAAGTGCGTGATGCGTTCATTCAGATGACACCCTTGTTGTTCAATGTTGATAAAACAAAGGTTAATTGGGAAGAAATTGATCAAATCACAGTTGATTCTAAGATTCTAATCGGTAAGGCTTAGCACCTCGAATGTCCCGTTCTTGAAGTGCTCTAAACGCAATAACCAAGAACACATACTCCGCTTACTACGAATATGTAATGCACTACTTCGTAGCACCTCACATATTCTAGGTAATGCTCGAATGTCCCGTTCTTGGTTATTGCTCTATTTTGTTTTCATCATCAAATCTAATGATCCCTGTAAATCTTTTAACTGTTGTTCGTCGACACAATTAACATTTTTGCGAATATTTTGAGCGATTACTAGTTTCATGGCTTTATCGACTCCAGATTTTACAGCTGATAGTTGAACTAAGACGTCGTCACAGGATCTATTATCTTCCATCATTTTTAGGATTCCGTCTAATTGACCGCGGGATCTTTTTAGTTGGCTGGTTATTTTTTTGCTGGCTTGTTCTTCTTCGATAGTTTGAGACATAAGTGCCTCCTGAGTTTATTTATTAGTGTAATTATACCTAGTGGGGTAGTGTACTTCAAATTATATGCTGTAATAGCTTATATTTGGCCAAATCAAAATATTTGATTAGTATTACCCTAGGGGGTATATTGTTAATTGAAAATGAAAAGTGATATATAAGGAGAATTCATATGAGTAATATCAAAGAAATTAGTGACGCAACTTATAATGATCAAACAAATACAGGATTGGTAATTACTGATTTTAACGCAGACTGGTGTCCACCATGTAAAATGATGAATCCAATTCTTGAAAAGTTATCATCAAAGGATGAATTAGGCGATAAGATCAAGTTCACATCAATGAATGTTGATCATAATCCACAGACCCCTGATAACTTCGGTATTCAAGGAATTCCTACATTTATTATCAAAAAAGATGGTAATGTTGTCGGACGTTTGGTTGGTTATCAACCAGAAGAGAAGTTCCGTGCAGCATTAGCACAATATATGTAGAGCGTGACAAAACACGTTCAGTTTTCGAGTATAATGCAAAATAAGTAGACATCCACGCAAGTGGACGTCTACTTATTTTTTATTAAACGGAGAAAATTGTGTTTTGGCACGCGTTTCACTGCAAACTTGAGTAGAAAAAAGTTATGTCATAATCCTTTTTTTATTAAACGGAGAAAGTTACGCTTTTTCACTGCAAGTTTGAGTAGAAAAGGAAGTTTGTCACAACTTTTATTTTAGTTTAAAAATCTAAAATGTATTATCAGTGTAATAGGTAGTATCTAATCCATTAGTGTCATAGTCAGTATTGTCAGGATCTTTGAAATAAGCTGAATTTAACTTATTCAACTTGGTTTCTGTATTGTTCAGTGTCTTCTTACTCAATCCTAGATTGGCACGTAACTTATCAGATGCCGATTGCATGACCTCGGTAGGTAGTATCTGATATGAGCTACCATTGATCCAAGCAGATTGACCTTGTAACTGTTTAGTAGTCAATTTCTTACCGGCACTATGATACTTAATAGGGAATTTCTCCATTTGAGAATCGGTCAAATCAGAATCTACATCTGGGCCTAACTTGGTGATCAAATCAGGTAGTTTAACCAAGTACTTGGGTTGTTCTAGTTTCTTTGTGACAGCCTTTAGGACTTGCTGCTGTCTGATTTGTCTACCATAATCTCCACGTGGATCTTGATAACGCATACGAACGTAACTAAGTGCTTGTTTACCATTCAAGTGATGAGTTCCTTTTGGTATAGTAATACCGTCATAACTAACTTTGATAGGTGTAGTAACGGTAACACCGCCAACGAAGTTAACGGCCTTCTCTAAAGCACCCATATTGATAGCGACACTGTAGTCAACCGGTATACCAAGTAGCTTACTTACAGTTTTCTTAGCCATATCAGATTTACCAATATTGTAGGCAGCGTTTATTTTTTGAACGTTCTTTTGTTTCTTACCAGCTCCGACAATCTCAGCCATTGTATCTCTAGGAATAGAGTACATCACTGATTTATGCGTCTTGGGATTTAGGGTTATGATCATCATGGTATCAGAATTACCACGATCGATTCTACCATCGGCACCAGTGTCAGCGCCTAGTAAAAGGATCGAGATGGGCTTTCCAGTGTTGATTTTGTCAGATACACTGGTAGAGTTTGAGTCCACTGAATCCAGTGCCTTTTTACCTTGATAGATATAAATGCCTAGTGCTACGGCAATAACAGCCAATAATGCTACAATAACAATTACAATTCTCTTAAAAATTTTCATTATATTCTCCAAAGACCACGTATTTGTGAATGTATATATTGTAATCATAAGTACTTAATAATGTAAAGTAATAATTAATCTTTACAAATTTCATGGCTATTGTATTATCTTTTTAATTTAAAGACAAAGAGGTTGCACTATGAAGAAAATATACTTTATTTGTACCGGTAATTCCTGTCGTTCTCAAATGGCAGAGGGTTTCGCCAAGAAATATCTCCCTGACTGGGAAGTCCGTAGCGCAGGCGTTGAAGTCCACGGATTGAACCCAAAGGCTGTTGAAGTTATGGCTGAAAAAGGAATCGATATTTCTCATAATACATCTGATTTAATAGATCCAGAATACTTCAATAAATGTGACTTTGTAGTGACACTTTGTGGCGATGCACGCGACAGATGTCCTAGAGTACCTAGTGGTGTCACACATTTGCACTGGGGATTAAATGATCCGGCAAAAGCTTCTGGTAGTGATGTAGACATTTTGAATGTATTTCGTGAAGTAAGAGACAAACTTGAGCATAAAGTAGATTGCTTCAGCAAGAATACCCATAATATAGGTAATTAAATTGAGAAAAATTGTTACTTTTGTCACAAGGGGTTTTCTCTCGAACTGCAAAGTGTTATTCTAGTCTGTGGAGAATGAAAACGTTTGCAGCAATTTAACCGGGGAGATGATCTTATGACAGACAGCAAAATCATGAGAAGTATAAAGAAATATGTAGATTCACTAGAAGTTAAGGTGACTTTTTCTGAACCAACTAATTTTAATCCTATTAAATATCCACAATTGGAAGAAATGGGACAATGGAGTCATGATAGAGTAAGAAATACTTTGACACTACAAACAAAACACCTGATCGATTATAACGAAGGTGACTTAGTAGATGCCCTAACTGATTCAAGAGTTGATCCTTATAAATATGCTATTGAATCTAGAACATTTGCATAAATAGACCAAAAAATAGGTAATGGGAATTTTCCCATTACCTATTTTTTTTATAGCGTTATATCGGCTGTTATATGACTCTTTTCATATGGAAAATGTGTCTCAGAGATTTCGAACGGTTGTCCGTCATCCAAATAACTCAACTGATTGATCACCATGATTGGTTCACCAAGTTCATTAGCTATACCAGTATCAAGGTCAATCTGTGTGGCTTTTTCAGCACTGATCACACGATGAGACCCTTCAATATTCAATCCTTCTTCTTGTAGATGTGCATAGACCGAGCCATGTAGTACTTCTTTGGTTATCGTTGTGATTTTAGTGGGCATGATCGTGTTCTCATATGCAAATATCTCCTTATTAACATAACGGACACGTCGAATTACATAGACTGGGTCAGTAGGTTGAATAATTAATTTGTTTGCTTCACTGGCTGAAGGCATACGAGCGGATAATTCCAATACCTTACTAGTTACTTTCTTACCTTGGTTAGTGTGAGTAGCACCCAGGGGCTTATCAATAGGTGAGACTGAACCATAATTAGTGCTCTCTTCATCAGAAGCATAGTCTTTTCTCACAAATGTTCCAGAACCGCGCTTTGAATAAACCATCCCTTCAACGACTAATAATTGAATTGCCTTATGGACAGTTATTCGTGTGGTATTAAAACTCTTGGCCAAGTTATTTTGATCTGGCAGTAATTCACCGGGAACATATTTACCGGCTTTGATTTGATCTCTTAATTTATTTGCGACTTCTTTATATTTATATGCCATGATACATTTCTCCTAGATTATACATCTACTATCTTATCATGTTTCACAAACAATAGTTGTTTTAAATGTATATACTTTTATAAAAATAAATGTTTACATTCAAAATAATTGATGTATACTGAAAGCGTATTCAAATTAGTGATTCAAATTTTTTAAGAGGCGGTGCAGTATGACAAAGCAGTTACCAAAAGATTTTGCATGGGGGAATTCAACATCCAGTATGCAAACTGAAGGTGCCTGGAATATCGGTGGTAAAGGTAAATCAGTTTATGATGATCGTCCTGCTACAGAGAATTCTTCAGATTGGCATGATGCTATTGATGAGTATCATCGTTATGAAGAAGACTTCGATTTAATGGCAAAACAAGGGATGAACTTTTATCGATTCCAAATTTCTTGGAGCCGTGTTAATCCAGATGGTGATGGAGAGTTTAATGAAGAGGGCATTGAGTTTTATAGTAAGTTGATCGATGCTCTGTTGGCTCGAAACATCACACCTATGATCTGTTTGTACCATTTTGATATGCCATTACACTTGGCACAAGAATATAACGGATTCTTATCACGTCACGTGGTGGATGCATTCGTTAAATATGGCGCAGAAATGGTCAAGAGATTTGGGGATCGTGTTAAGTATTGGATTACTTTCAACGAGCAAAATCTTTATCATATGGGCGAAGCATTCCGCATTGCTGGATACTTGGAAGGTGATAAGACAGACGATGAATTGTACCAAATCAGCCATCATGTAATGTTGGCTCATGCTGGAGTAGCAAACTATATCCATGACAATACTGATTGTTTGATCGGTGGGATGCTTGCATATAGTGAAGTTTATCCAGCGACATCAGATCCAAAAGATGTTTTATATGCACGCCAAATCAACGAATTCATGAATCGTGATCTATTGGACGTGTTCGCTTACGGTCGTTATTCAAACGAAGTAATGACTTTTGTTAAGAATCATGGAATTGATATGGACTTCCAGCCAGAAGACGAAGATGTGTTCATTAAGTTAACATCTGACTTTATTGCATTCAGCTATTATAGAAGTGACACAATCAGTGCCGCACAAGTTCCAGAAGGAACAATTCCAAATCATTACTTAGACGAAGGAATCAAGAAGAATCCTTATCTAGAGACGTCAGAATTTGGTTGGCAAATTGATCCATTAGGATTCCGAGATATTTTGACAAAGGTTTACAACGAATACGGCATTCCAATGTTCCCAATTGAAAATGGTATTGGTGTTCGTGAAAAATTCGATGGTGGAGAAATCCAAGATGATTATCGTATCAAATACCATCGTGATCACATCCAAGCTATGGAAGATGCTATTTTTGAAGATGGAGTTGACGTGATAGGTTACCTTGGTTGGGGATTGATCGACATACCTAGTTCCAGCGGCAATATGGACAAACGTTATGGAACAGTCTATGTAAATCGTACAAACCATGACCTATTAGATATGGCTCGTGTACCAAAGAAGAGTTATTGGTGGTTGAAACACGTCATTGAAACAAATGGCGCAGATTTAGGTGATATTTAACTAAAATTTTTTGAGGGGTGTTAATATGTCAAAGGAATCAACTTCCGAAAAACTAGAACATAGTAGTTTTTTGGATAAGTTCACGCAAATTTCTGTTACTGTAGGTAACTGGGTTTACCTAAGATCTTTGCGTGATGCGTTCGCTGTTATCCTTCCAGTTTTCATTATTGCTGGTTTGGGTACATTGTTGAACAACACAGTTTTCATGTGGATCTTTAAAGGTGATACATTAACAAAGGTTCAAGTTTTTGGTAACGCCATTTCAAATGGTACTTTGAACGTTGCCAGTGTCTTGGTTGCTCCAATGATTGGATATGCTTTAGCCAAGAATAAAGGCTTTAATAACCCAATCGCTGCTGCAGCTATGTCACTAGCTTCACTATTCATTATGATGCCTGGTACTGTTTCATTAACAGATGCTGCCGGAAAAGCACATAACGTTACTGGTGGTTTGAGCTTCTTGAACACAGGTACACAAGGTATGTTCGGTGGTATTATTATCGGACTTGTAGCTACAGCTATGTTCATCAAATTAGCTGGAGTTAAAAAGTTACAGATCAACTTAGGTGAAAATGTTCCACCTGCAGTTAGTTCTTCATTTAGTGTTTTACTTCCTGCCTTGATCTTAATGTCATTCTTTGCTTTGATTGCTGCATTGTTAGCAGGATTTTTCAATACAGATTTGATCAACTTGATTAAGAACTGGGTACAAGAACCACTTCGTGGATTTAACACAAGTATCTTAGGATTCTGTGTAATCTACTTTGTAGCCAACTTCTTATTCACATTAGGTATTCACCAAACAGTTATTTCAGGTTCTTTGATGGATCCACTTGTACTTATCAACATGAACCAAAACATGTTAGCTTATGCTCACCATGCACATATTCCTAACATCATCACAACTTCATTCGTTTCAAACTACGTTCTAGTTGGTGGTTCTGGTTCAACAATTTCTCTTATTATCGCTATTTTGTTATTTAGTAAAGTTAAGTCAAGTAAAGACGTTGCCAAACTTTCATTAGCTCCTGGTATTTTCAATATCAACGAACCTATGATCTTCGGTTATCCTATCGTCTTCAACTTGCCAATGATGATTCCATTCGTATTGTTCCCAATTATCGGAGCTTTGATGGGTTATTATGCAACATTACTAGGTATTGTTTCTAAGACAGTCGTCTTGGTACCATGGACTACACCACCATTGATCGGACCATATCTATCAACAGCCGGTGACTGGCGTGCCGTAGTTCTACAAGTTGTAATTCTAGCAATTGGTGTTGTTTTGTATCTACCATTCATGAAGATTTCAGAACGTGTTGCTGCAAAACAAGCTGAACAATTACATGCAGAACAAGACGCTGGAACAGTTAATGCTTAAATTAAGAAAAGAGGACATATATAATGAAATTTGAAAGAATTTGGTTCAGTTATATCGCAATTGCTTTGCTGATATTATTGGGATTATTCGACCTAGTGAATTTTGGATTGAGTCTTACTACCATCAGTACATTTGTGGTTGCAATCCTCTTTATCGTTACCTTGCACAATAAACAGAGCGTTAAAAAGCGCGATTAGCTTTTACATATAAGTCAAAAAGTCCTAGTGTCCACAAAGTGGATGCTAGGACTTTTTGACTTATATGCAGGAAGCTGCGCTTTTTAACGCGTTTGCGAAGCAAACAAAAGAAAAATAGAAAACTGTAATTTTTTAAGATGGATTCAAATTTATAATTAGTGAAAAGTATTAAGAACTCTGTGAAAACAAGGTTCTTTTTTGTAAATCAATGAAAAAGGTAATTAATATTTATTTTAATAATTCTCATCAAATTATAATGTAAAATTAAGCTAGAATTATTGTTTACTAAATGTGAACACGTGTATATCCGTATTATAGCAGGAATATAGCCAATTTTGAATCTACAATTGTAACTGTATTTGGTTTATAAATAAGTACGCACATTTGGTATATTTTGAGATATATTTCTGAAAAGTACTTGACTAAATACATGTGAAGAAGTTAACATAAAGTTGCGATTACGGATAAATAGAAAGGACTGGGATTAAGGGTTTGAGGATTGATTCTGTAAAAAAATATTAGTAGAAGGAGGGAACTATTTTGAAAAAACGGTTATCTCAATCGGCTTACGGTGGTGTAGATGGTAACAAATACGTCCCGTATGTGACCGACAAGAATAATAAAGGTGGAAGTTCAACCATCATGATCATGGGTGCCATTTTGGCAGTTATCTTCGCTGCTTCAACGGCATACTCTGGTATGAAAGCGGGTCTTACTGTTGCGGCCGGTATTCCGGGATCCATTATTGGTTCTGGTATGGTCGGAGTATTTGCTAAAAAGAAGGGAATACTTGGTAAGAACCTCTTACAAGGGATGTCTAGTGGTGGTGAATCAATCGCCAGTGGGATGATTTATGTGTTACCAGCTATCATTATTATCGGTGGTAAAGTTAATTTTATTGCTGGTATTGCAGTTGGTGCGCTTGCTGTATTGTTCGCTATTGGTTCAGCTTCATTAGTTCAAAATTACTTAGTAGTTGAAGAACA
This region includes:
- a CDS encoding VIT1/CCC1 transporter family protein; its protein translation is MKAVNVAKSKKQKKTMAERSNTLRAGVLGSNDGILTVVGVLFSVAVATTNQFTIFIAGLSDLLACAFSMASGEYASVSSQKDTEKAAIEKERELIKTDFAGEVQAVADFYVKRGVTENTSKEIAEELMKKNALATVVKVKYDLDLGHYMSPWDAAFSSLVAASSGGIFPLVAMTLLPVSLQWPGTILAVTLSVALTGFLSAKLGDGLVKTAIIRNVIVGIITMIIHYSVGLML
- a CDS encoding methyltransferase domain-containing protein, with product MNKDKLKRFLNSQGFFKCPNCGEKLSLNNTSLVCANNHNFDISKYGYVNFLLNMKQQKNYDKDNFENRGLILKDGLYDHILNNLTNIISNLPIETILDTGCGEGYYSREIHKSLDKQMLAFDISKDSIQQAAKNDQGNSVKWFVGDLAQLPIQDSSVDCILDIFSPANYSEFHRILKDKGYLIKVIPGENHVIELRKQASEFLRSDSYSNQRVREYFEEHFDVVDEINATKTYDVSKEVRDAFIQMTPLLFNVDKTKVNWEEIDQITVDSKILIGKA
- a CDS encoding metal-sensing transcriptional repressor, encoding MSQTIEEEQASKKITSQLKRSRGQLDGILKMMEDNRSCDDVLVQLSAVKSGVDKAMKLVIAQNIRKNVNCVDEQQLKDLQGSLDLMMKTK
- a CDS encoding thioredoxin family protein is translated as MSNIKEISDATYNDQTNTGLVITDFNADWCPPCKMMNPILEKLSSKDELGDKIKFTSMNVDHNPQTPDNFGIQGIPTFIIKKDGNVVGRLVGYQPEEKFRAALAQYM
- a CDS encoding LCP family protein, which encodes MKIFKRIVIVIVALLAVIAVALGIYIYQGKKALDSVDSNSTSVSDKINTGKPISILLLGADTGADGRIDRGNSDTMMIITLNPKTHKSVMYSIPRDTMAEIVGAGKKQKNVQKINAAYNIGKSDMAKKTVSKLLGIPVDYSVAINMGALEKAVNFVGGVTVTTPIKVSYDGITIPKGTHHLNGKQALSYVRMRYQDPRGDYGRQIRQQQVLKAVTKKLEQPKYLVKLPDLITKLGPDVDSDLTDSQMEKFPIKYHSAGKKLTTKQLQGQSAWINGSSYQILPTEVMQSASDKLRANLGLSKKTLNNTETKLNKLNSAYFKDPDNTDYDTNGLDTTYYTDNTF
- the arsC gene encoding arsenate reductase (thioredoxin); the protein is MKKIYFICTGNSCRSQMAEGFAKKYLPDWEVRSAGVEVHGLNPKAVEVMAEKGIDISHNTSDLIDPEYFNKCDFVVTLCGDARDRCPRVPSGVTHLHWGLNDPAKASGSDVDILNVFREVRDKLEHKVDCFSKNTHNIGN
- a CDS encoding GntR family transcriptional regulator codes for the protein MAYKYKEVANKLRDQIKAGKYVPGELLPDQNNLAKSFNTTRITVHKAIQLLVVEGMVYSKRGSGTFVRKDYASDEESTNYGSVSPIDKPLGATHTNQGKKVTSKVLELSARMPSASEANKLIIQPTDPVYVIRRVRYVNKEIFAYENTIMPTKITTITKEVLHGSVYAHLQEEGLNIEGSHRVISAEKATQIDLDTGIANELGEPIMVINQLSYLDDGQPFEISETHFPYEKSHITADITL
- a CDS encoding glycoside hydrolase family 1 protein translates to MTKQLPKDFAWGNSTSSMQTEGAWNIGGKGKSVYDDRPATENSSDWHDAIDEYHRYEEDFDLMAKQGMNFYRFQISWSRVNPDGDGEFNEEGIEFYSKLIDALLARNITPMICLYHFDMPLHLAQEYNGFLSRHVVDAFVKYGAEMVKRFGDRVKYWITFNEQNLYHMGEAFRIAGYLEGDKTDDELYQISHHVMLAHAGVANYIHDNTDCLIGGMLAYSEVYPATSDPKDVLYARQINEFMNRDLLDVFAYGRYSNEVMTFVKNHGIDMDFQPEDEDVFIKLTSDFIAFSYYRSDTISAAQVPEGTIPNHYLDEGIKKNPYLETSEFGWQIDPLGFRDILTKVYNEYGIPMFPIENGIGVREKFDGGEIQDDYRIKYHRDHIQAMEDAIFEDGVDVIGYLGWGLIDIPSSSGNMDKRYGTVYVNRTNHDLLDMARVPKKSYWWLKHVIETNGADLGDI
- a CDS encoding PTS sugar transporter subunit IIC, with protein sequence MSKESTSEKLEHSSFLDKFTQISVTVGNWVYLRSLRDAFAVILPVFIIAGLGTLLNNTVFMWIFKGDTLTKVQVFGNAISNGTLNVASVLVAPMIGYALAKNKGFNNPIAAAAMSLASLFIMMPGTVSLTDAAGKAHNVTGGLSFLNTGTQGMFGGIIIGLVATAMFIKLAGVKKLQINLGENVPPAVSSSFSVLLPALILMSFFALIAALLAGFFNTDLINLIKNWVQEPLRGFNTSILGFCVIYFVANFLFTLGIHQTVISGSLMDPLVLINMNQNMLAYAHHAHIPNIITTSFVSNYVLVGGSGSTISLIIAILLFSKVKSSKDVAKLSLAPGIFNINEPMIFGYPIVFNLPMMIPFVLFPIIGALMGYYATLLGIVSKTVVLVPWTTPPLIGPYLSTAGDWRAVVLQVVILAIGVVLYLPFMKISERVAAKQAEQLHAEQDAGTVNA